The following proteins are co-located in the Sebaldella sp. S0638 genome:
- a CDS encoding SDR family oxidoreductase, with amino-acid sequence MKYTVITGASTGIGYEAALAFAGKNKNLIIVARSKEKLEQLEKEIKQINPDLDVIVKVSDLSVMENVYKLYEDLKKYELETWINNAGFGNTGLVKDQELGKIEMMLNLNIEALTILSTLFTKDYSDTEGTQLINVSSVGGYSVVDNNVTYSATKFYVSAFTEGLAQELGKRGGKMKVKVLAPAATETEFANVALGVNNFDYEESTPRFHTAKEMAEFLMKLYESDKIIGIVDIQTYEFKLTDPVFNFRQSQTMKD; translated from the coding sequence ATGAAATATACAGTTATTACAGGAGCAAGTACAGGGATAGGGTATGAAGCAGCACTTGCTTTTGCCGGGAAAAATAAAAACCTTATTATTGTTGCGAGAAGCAAGGAGAAACTGGAGCAGCTGGAAAAAGAAATAAAGCAGATTAATCCTGATTTAGATGTTATTGTAAAGGTTTCGGATTTATCTGTTATGGAAAATGTGTATAAACTTTATGAAGATTTAAAAAAATATGAGCTGGAAACATGGATTAATAATGCCGGTTTTGGGAATACAGGTCTGGTTAAGGATCAGGAGCTCGGAAAAATAGAAATGATGCTGAATCTGAATATAGAAGCACTGACTATTTTATCTACACTTTTTACAAAGGATTACAGTGATACGGAAGGGACACAGCTGATTAATGTTTCTTCTGTGGGCGGTTATTCCGTGGTAGACAATAACGTTACATATTCAGCAACAAAATTTTATGTAAGTGCTTTTACTGAAGGATTGGCACAGGAACTTGGCAAAAGAGGCGGGAAAATGAAAGTAAAGGTTCTGGCTCCTGCTGCTACTGAAACAGAGTTTGCTAATGTTGCTCTGGGAGTTAATAATTTTGATTATGAAGAAAGTACACCAAGATTTCATACAGCGAAGGAAATGGCAGAGTTTTTGATGAAACTTTATGAATCAGATAAAATAATTGGTATTGTAGATATTCAGACATATGAGTTCAAACTGACAGACCCTGTTTTCAATTTTAGACAAAGCCAGACAATGAAAGATTAA
- a CDS encoding heme-binding protein: protein MKKFIYILGLLVLSLTSFSDALVQKNISLDIAQNLATEVLKEAKKEKVNISLVILDKGGNVVLSMKEDNAAVHTMKTAQKKAFTALSFGITTTEFASRVEKVPNLTQIENTTTLGGGIPIKVGNETIGSIGIGGAPSGAIDEKIGAAALSRISNLLK, encoded by the coding sequence ATGAAAAAGTTTATTTACATTTTGGGGTTATTGGTACTAAGTCTGACTTCATTCAGCGATGCTCTTGTACAAAAAAATATTTCACTTGATATTGCGCAGAATCTGGCGACTGAGGTACTAAAAGAGGCAAAAAAGGAAAAAGTTAATATATCACTGGTAATACTTGATAAGGGCGGAAATGTAGTCTTATCTATGAAAGAAGACAATGCTGCTGTGCATACAATGAAAACTGCACAGAAGAAAGCATTTACAGCTCTTTCATTCGGAATTACCACTACAGAATTTGCTTCACGTGTTGAAAAAGTTCCTAATCTGACTCAGATTGAGAATACAACTACTTTAGGAGGAGGAATTCCTATAAAAGTCGGGAATGAAACTATAGGTTCAATAGGAATCGGCGGTGCACCTTCAGGAGCGATAGATGAAAAGATCGGAGCTGCTGCTCTTTCGAGAATAAGCAATCTTTTGAAATAA
- the rsgA gene encoding ribosome small subunit-dependent GTPase A, producing the protein MYLNLKKYGLSDRFEQEASLYRNLFPARITEQHRDLYKVMCEHGELIAGISGNLAYHAEDLMSFPAVGDWVMIDRTDSASGNAVIKNILGRKSVFVRQTAGTSNEQQVVAANIDTIFICMSLNSDFNVRRIERYLTVAWDSMAAPVIVLTKSDLCDNLEEKLEELSTVSLGIDVIVCSSENENGYHDVNNYIAEGKTIAFIGSSGVGKSTLINRLAGNEDQVVSEIRSGDDKGKHTTTYRQLKLLPNGGIVIDTPGMRELQLYSGDLSKTFEDIEEFAAQCKYKNCSHTSEPGCMVREAIENGTLSEKRFRNYQKLQREMEYSNLNSRQTEQEKINRMFGSKKEMKKVMKQMKNKKSR; encoded by the coding sequence ATGTATTTAAATTTGAAAAAATATGGACTAAGCGACCGTTTTGAACAGGAAGCTTCATTATATAGAAATCTGTTTCCGGCGAGAATTACAGAACAGCACCGTGATTTGTACAAAGTAATGTGTGAGCATGGGGAACTTATTGCAGGTATCTCAGGGAATTTAGCTTATCACGCAGAAGATCTTATGAGTTTTCCGGCAGTGGGCGACTGGGTGATGATAGACAGAACAGACAGTGCTTCGGGAAATGCAGTAATCAAGAATATTTTAGGGCGGAAAAGCGTTTTTGTGCGTCAGACAGCCGGCACATCAAATGAACAGCAGGTAGTTGCTGCTAATATAGATACGATATTTATCTGTATGTCTTTGAATTCAGACTTTAATGTAAGAAGGATCGAGCGTTATCTGACAGTTGCGTGGGATAGTATGGCTGCACCGGTTATCGTACTTACAAAATCTGACCTGTGTGATAATCTGGAAGAAAAGCTGGAAGAATTATCAACAGTGAGTCTTGGAATAGATGTAATTGTCTGTTCATCGGAAAATGAAAACGGATATCATGATGTTAATAATTATATCGCAGAAGGAAAAACAATAGCATTTATAGGTTCGTCAGGTGTGGGGAAGTCTACATTGATTAACAGGCTGGCAGGAAATGAAGATCAGGTTGTTAGTGAGATTCGCTCCGGTGATGACAAAGGAAAGCATACCACTACTTACAGACAGCTAAAACTATTGCCAAACGGAGGAATTGTAATAGATACTCCGGGAATGCGTGAATTACAGCTTTATTCAGGTGATTTGTCAAAGACGTTTGAAGATATAGAAGAATTTGCCGCACAGTGTAAATATAAAAACTGTTCGCATACTTCGGAACCGGGCTGTATGGTCAGGGAAGCAATTGAAAACGGGACTTTATCTGAAAAACGCTTTAGAAATTATCAAAAATTACAGCGTGAGATGGAATACAGCAATTTGAACTCACGTCAGACCGAACAGGAAAAAATTAACAGAATGTTTGGAAGTAAAAAGGAAATGAAAAAAGTGATGAAACAGATGAAAAATAAAAAAAGCAGATAA